A region from the Desulfoglaeba alkanexedens ALDC genome encodes:
- the sucD gene encoding succinate--CoA ligase subunit alpha produces MSIWVDDNTRVVVQGITGREGQFHTRQCVAYGTRVVAGVTPGKGGQKMDEIPVFNTMVQAVAETGANCALVFVPPAFAADAILEGIDAGLPLIVAITEGIPVLDMIRVKNYLKQSGSRLIGPNCPGIITPGKAKVGIMPGPIHKPGAVGVVSRSGTLTYEVVHQLTLQGIGQSTCVGIGGDPVNGTNFIDCLKAFQDDPETQGIVMVGEIGGNAEEDAADFIAREVTKPVVGFVAGLTAPPGRRMGHAGAIISGSSGTAQAKIEAMKKAGIHVVENLGELGEIAKSVF; encoded by the coding sequence ATGAGCATCTGGGTGGACGACAATACTCGAGTGGTGGTTCAGGGGATTACGGGCCGGGAAGGACAATTTCACACGCGTCAGTGCGTGGCGTACGGCACCCGGGTGGTTGCGGGGGTAACGCCTGGAAAGGGCGGGCAGAAAATGGACGAGATCCCGGTCTTCAACACCATGGTGCAGGCCGTGGCCGAAACCGGAGCCAACTGTGCGCTGGTGTTTGTGCCGCCGGCCTTCGCGGCGGACGCGATCCTCGAAGGCATCGACGCCGGGCTGCCGCTCATTGTGGCCATCACTGAGGGCATCCCGGTCCTGGACATGATCCGCGTCAAGAACTACCTGAAACAATCCGGTTCGCGCCTCATCGGACCCAATTGCCCTGGAATCATCACTCCCGGAAAGGCCAAAGTCGGGATCATGCCCGGTCCCATCCACAAACCCGGCGCCGTGGGCGTCGTCTCCCGCTCTGGAACTCTCACCTACGAAGTCGTCCACCAGTTGACGCTCCAAGGGATCGGCCAGAGCACCTGTGTGGGTATCGGCGGCGACCCGGTGAACGGAACCAACTTCATTGACTGCCTGAAAGCCTTTCAGGATGATCCGGAAACGCAGGGAATCGTCATGGTGGGGGAAATCGGAGGAAACGCCGAAGAAGACGCCGCCGATTTCATCGCTCGGGAAGTGACCAAGCCGGTCGTGGGTTTCGTGGCCGGCCTTACAGCTCCTCCGGGGCGGCGCATGGGCCATGCGGGGGCTATCATCAGCGGCTCCAGCGGCACGGCACAGGCCAAGATAGAGGCCATGAAGAAGGCGGGGATCCATGTCGTGGAAAACCTGGGAGAACTGGGCGAAATCGCCAAGAGCGTTTTCTAG
- a CDS encoding winged helix-turn-helix domain-containing protein, with protein sequence MNPLKRFSVRSKIWIEDEEGNIVFGSGRLRILDAVDRHGSILGAAKELHMSYRAVWGKIKATEDRLGRPLLTRKVGGTRGGGSELTPLGKLMIERFRRLQALTETAADSLFQDLFTPGIPGDER encoded by the coding sequence ATGAACCCATTGAAACGCTTTTCGGTCCGTTCGAAGATCTGGATTGAAGACGAGGAAGGGAACATCGTTTTCGGGAGCGGGCGCCTGCGCATCCTGGACGCGGTCGACCGCCACGGCTCCATCCTGGGCGCCGCCAAAGAGCTGCACATGAGCTACCGGGCGGTCTGGGGAAAGATCAAGGCCACCGAAGACCGTCTCGGCCGGCCCCTGCTGACCCGGAAAGTGGGCGGGACCCGGGGGGGCGGCTCCGAGCTCACCCCCCTCGGGAAACTCATGATCGAACGGTTTCGACGCCTTCAAGCCCTCACCGAAACCGCGGCGGACTCCCTTTTTCAGGATCTTTTCACCCCGGGTATCCCCGGCGATGAACGCTAG